In Myxocyprinus asiaticus isolate MX2 ecotype Aquarium Trade chromosome 12, UBuf_Myxa_2, whole genome shotgun sequence, the DNA window aagaaatcatatagttggcaccttaatgtgtcccttttgcaaaatcctgaattccaacaaatgttaaagactgaaatcaatgtttatatggagaccaactggtcctcagtatccactgtgggcgtggcttgggaggcacttaaggtggtcttaggggttggatcatacagcacgcctcattcatcaaaaaatccaaagcacgagaactcgtggagttggaaggaaatattaaaaatgccgaagcagagctgaagcgccgaatgtcgtctgatggcctcagagaattgacttgattgaaatacagatatattactattttgtcatggaaagtggagttttggttattcggggcaagacagtcatactttgagtcgggggacaaagcaggaaaacttttggctagatatataaagcagagagagtctttttctaccattccctcagtgaaatctgctggtggtgaaatatttacctcggccattgatattaataatgcttttaaagaattctatcttgatttttatagttccacgtcttcgtctactgatgaagatattagaaactttgtggaaccattagatctccctaaactgatgactgagcaaaaaaattctcttgattctgagataaccttggaggagcttggcgaggttattaaggccctATCTACTGGCATGGCTTTGCTGATGAGTTTttaaaatcttatgctacagaactggctccacttttgttagaagtttatactgaatcattaaagaatggaaagcttccgccaaccatgacacaagcccggatcagtctgattcttaaaaaggacaaagatccaagcgaagttaccgtccaatttccctgatccagttagatgtaaaaaaaaaaattcaaaaattctggctaatcgattaatttaagttatgacatctcttatacatatagatcaggtggggtttattcgtggccgtagctcttctgataacattaggcgtctcatcaatatcatgtggttagtagcgaatgatcaatctccagtcgctgctatctcacttgacgccgaaaaggcatttgatatggtagaatgggattatctttttaaggttttggaaatatatacgggttcgggagtacatttaagttactttatagacacccagtagcggcattacaaataaatggattaatttcagataattttactctggataggggcacccggcaaggttgccctctttccccattgttgttctgtcttgccctggaaccattagcagccgcgataagaaaggaggatgattttccaggggtggtggcgggaggtgtggcgcataagcttctgctttacgcagattatgttttataatttgtctctgaccccagtagatctatgccttgcctccacagaattattaactccttctctaagttttcaggatatagagtcaactggtctaaatccgaagctttggctctgacagcgtactgtcaaggctttccagccgggtgctttccagtggcccaaacagggcattaagtatttgggtattttatttccagcaaatttgtgtgatttagttggagttaattttgaccccttaataaaacggttttcgagcgatgtgggcaggtgggcttcattaaatatatctatgattgggaaggttaattaaaatgaattgtatgccAAAAGTCCTGCTATAGTCTCTCCCTAtatatgtccccctctcttatttcaagcaatttgatagcatagcaaagtccttcatttggaatggtaagcgtcccaggttaaatttcaataagttacataggccgattgataaaggtgggttaggtctacccaagattttgttttattattatgcattcggtcttagacatttggctcattggtcacttccacttgAGATAGCCCCTTCCTGGttatgtattgaaaaggaagttcttgcccctatctcgccactgcaaagcctttcaattaaactagccggagagtttaagtcgcaccccgttattttgcatttgcactcaatatggacaaaagtgtccagagtgtttaattctgatatttatttaaacgtagcctcgagcatatggctgaaccctaaactatgtattgataagtcccctttctgttggtcggattggattgtgaggggggttaatacacttggtgacctatatgaggtaTTGATACCttctgaaaatttggttcaacattttggcattcccagatctcagttttataggtatttacagctgcgccacctactctgcactgtttttgggagttttatttatttatcacacattatacattttgcacatatacagtgaaattctttttttcacatatcccagctcaggggtcagagtgcagggtcagccatgatacggcgcccctggagcagatagggtcaagggccttgctcgaGGGCCCAACAGtcgcatcttggcagtgctggggcttgaacccccgaccttctaatcagtaacctagagccttaaccgctgagccaccactgcctcaacacacccacctgctggcaatgtcaatcagaggttggagacataactcatgttttttgggggtgtgttgagatccaggagttttggttgaaagttcagagtcttatatgtgatgtattgggcactcggctttcactttgccccagactctgtattttgggcgatagggtggtcatcgacgttgagaatcggcacataaagagttgggtcctaacgagcgtcatgatcgccagacaggttattttaaggggttggggGTCGGTTGGAGTGCCCttatttcatgagtggtgctcggagatggggagggttgcGGGCTTTGAGGAAGGGatctatagaaggctgggaaacctgtagttatttgataggaaatggggcagatatttggtgTTTTGGAAGGCTTTCGAGGAGTGGTAGTTGAGAGGGATCTTTaggtttaaatatgtgtgtgcaatttgatttttttttttttttttttgaaaatatgctttatttatttatttattgtgtgtgcatgttttttttttttatttatgaccactgggttgaatgtttgtgtcgggtgggggtttTCGGtgggaagggtttaattgtacaatttgattccacattttctgtgatgtttatgtaatttgttgaatggaatcaataaaaattgttaatataaataatttccaaataataaaaaaaatgtaaacagtgacacgcttcctgactcctccacgtgacgcgtgaccttaccaacgagcttacgtcatccctctcatgagcgcgcgtcacagagatgtacggaagcgaacatttgtagttaaaaagtatataaatattgttttgtttctaaaattaaTCAGTCGTTTGCATTCacaagaactttatttgtcgactggagtcgtttggattattttgatgcaccctaaatatgcattttggaccgtcaaaaaaaatggaggacattcacttgcattgtttaaaggaggaggcctgaaatgaaatcctaaaagtgttaaattctgttttgatgaagaaagaaactcggatacatcttggatggcctgagggtgagtaaattatcagaacattttcatttttgggtgaactattcctttaaaatacatccacaggtacacctccaattgactcaaattagccaatttgcctgtcagaagctaactggctaattgccaaaggcatgacatcatttcctggaattttccaagctgcttaaaggcacagttaacttagtgtatgtaaacttctgacccactggaattgtgatatagtcaattaaaagtgaaacaatctctctgtaaacaattgttggaaaaataactaatgtcatgcacaaagtagattgccaaaactatagtttgctaatttgaaatctgtggagtggttaaaaaattagttttaattacttcaacctaagtgtatgtaagcttcttacttcaactgtatgtatgtatgtatgtatgtgtatatatatatacatatattatatggAGAATAAAGGCAAGATTTCTAGTATAAAGTCATAACATTATGAGATTAATGCAGTAAAATTATATGAGAATGAAATCATAAAGTAAGTAAACATCAAAGTgatgtaaaaatgaaagtgaaaagcaAAGTGAACAGAAAAGCAGACCACTTGTTACCATTTCAGACTGCACAATTTCCTGAATGTCTTTCTGGTTCTTTCTCCTTAATAAATTCTGTTTACTACAAAAACGCTGTTGTACTATATAATACCAATATTCCAAGTCCTTGTCTTTGCAGcacccatttaaagggatagttcacccaaaaatgaaaattccattatcatttactcaccctcatgccatcccagatatgtataactttctttcttcagcagaacacaaacaaagattttaagaagaatatctcagctctgttggtccatacaatgcaagtgaatggtgatcagaccttttgtagctccaacaAATCACTTAAAGGAAACCtagaagtaattcatatgactccagtgtttaaatccatcgtttcagaagcgatataataggtgggtgagaaacagataaatatttaagtccttttttgctctaaatctctactttttaattttcactttcagcactaaacaggcaccacatgtgactttcagatgtaaaagtgaaagtaaaagtggagatttggaGTAAAAACAAAAGGActtaattttgatctgtttctcacccacacctattatattgcttctgaatatatggatttaaccactggagtcatataaattacttctatgtttccttaatgtgatttttggagctacaaagttctgatccccattcacttgcattgtatggaccaacagagctgagatattcttctaaaaatctttgagtttcacagaagacatacacatctgggttggcaatttagaatgtaaatttttgggtgaactatcccctttaagCTTCACTATAGGTTCGTGTTAACAAGTTGAGTTGTTGCCGCTTCTGTTCAATCCATGTTTAATGATCATCTTTTCCCCtctttttcctgtttgttttccAGCCCTAACAGAAAGATCTCCAGCACTGCATTTGGAAGGTAGGTCACTCCATATCTCTTTGTTCAGGGCATGTTTGTTTAGTCTATTCTGTGGTTAATCATTACTGTAGACTGGGAGCACCTCCTGTGGTTTATTAAATGTTATATGAAGTTGTGAATTCATGACATCAATACAGAGCTGGGAGGGTAAATCTTTAACCATGATTAGGAGAAAATGATTTTAGGGAGGGGACAGCAGAATATGAACGAGTGTCAGATCTAGCTGCCTTTATAGTGAGTAGAGAGTTCCCTTGTGTTTAACTATACGAATCAGAGCAAATTTTGTGTGGGAGTGTAAACGCTGAGTGGCAAAATTCATGTGGGTGAATGGTAGCCTTTCTTGTCCCTTTGGCAACCAGTCTCCTACTCTAAATCACAGTGACAAGATGAAAATGGCCTGCCACAACTGACCTACGTGTttgtgtaaaagagagagagagatagaggggagagagagaagcagaGCTAGCGAGTGAGACCAATGCATCTCATTTGTATAAAGGATTCTCATATGTAAAGTCATTGCTTTAATGAGAATGACAGAAATGAAGCAAAGTGGCAACCATGACCTGAATCTGCAGAAGCCTTGCATGAATGTGTATTTGTGTACATGCAGATGGCTAATGCAAGTGAGACAAGAGAACagtgtgcatatgtgtgcatgcgattgtgtcttttaaaacaaatgtttggaACAGTGTGGGTGGGTCGACTAGATTGGACACTGCGCCAGCTCTCATAATGCCTCTGCTGgtccgtcacttctctctctcgctACTGCAGTCCTCCTGAACATGTACAGGCATGGAACATCGCTTTATAGTATGGATTTGTGTTCTGCTGCAGTAATGCAGCATGGGTAGCCAAGTTTAAAACAAGTATTGATGCTTCAATGTAGTGTAGTTTTATCCTTCTGTGAGCAAGAATTTTTCTGCAGTAGGACTGAGCAGAGAGGTAAGTGGGATGTCCTTCCTGCAAAATGTAGTAGTCAGCGTGGGATTTGAACACTGAGGGTGCACAAAATGAACAGGTGCAGTGTGTGAAGAAACTAAATATAACAGGCTTGTAATGTCTGATTGTGGTGCATGACAGTATTTAATGTCTTAATATTCTTGTCCTGTTTTGCATGTGGGTCTAACAGACAGCTGTTCCACAGCAGTAACCTCAGCAGTAGTAACGGCAGTACGGAGGATTTGTTCCATGACAGCATTGACTCTTGTGATCTAGATATTACTGAGAAGGTAAGATCCCCTAAAGCAGGCTCGCCTCCTTCCTGCACAAAGACCTTGGAAAAACTGCATCCTCAATGCCGACTATCTTTGGAATATCCTTTTAAACACACATTTAGTCCTGACCTGCACTCAGGAAATTATCTCCAAATGTGTAAGCAGCTTAATGCAGTTAGTCAAATGGCTTAAATTGGATTTTGTCTGGATCTACTTTACTGTTGATTTGAGTCAAGATCACTGCAGTTTTATTGGCCCCTGTATGAAAACAAACATGCACACGGTTCAGGTTTTCTAACCTGCACTACTGATGCAAAACTTCAGAATGTGCAGATCAACGGTTATGTTTCAGTGTTCATTTGTAGTCATTCAGATTAGGCTGATTCAAAAACAgctcattaaagggatatttcacccaaaaatgaaaattctctcatcatttactcaccctcatgatatcccaggtgtgtatgactttcttcggcagagcacatttgaagaaaaatattttagctcagtaggtccttaaaatgcaagtgaatggtgatcagacctttttgaagctccaaaaatcacagacagtcagcataaacatcatccatttgattaaatgaatgtcttctaaagcgacacgatcgcttttggtgcgtaaaagatcaatattgaagtactttttaactgcagcatggTCTCTCGTGTGGcgtattcgcgttggcatgttacggatgtAATCTCGCGTTCTTCTCTcgtttgagacatccaggataagcacacaaacgctccattgtgagaaacaaacagatacaaatacagatttaAACCAAAATGAACTAAGATTCTGTACAGCGTTACTCCTACTCctttgtaaacagcgctgctctttcgGGTGTcacatgcgtcagttctcgtGGGAAAATTATTACGTCACACACGCATATtgctgctgaccagaagtgatgatttatagttaaaaattacttaaatattgatatcttTCACATCAAAAGCGATCGTGTTTCTTTAGAAGatattaaccactggagtcatatggatggtgtttatgctgactgtctatgatttttggagcttcaaatgtctgatcaacattcacttACAAGTGaatacacctgggatggcatgagggtgagtaaatgatgggagaatttaaatttttgggtgaactaaccctttaacacagTTGCTCTGAGAGTCTTTGAGATTTACATTCTTTATTGTTACCTGTGCAGGTGAGTCAATTGGACAGGAAAGTGACTGAGCTGGAAAATGAGATTCTGATGAATGGGGATGCAAAATCCAAGCTGAAACAGGAAAACACACAGTTGGTGCACAGGTAAGTTGCTACTTGTACACAAAAGTCCACGTActccacacacaaaataaatttaattggAACTAGGCAATATGCAAATGAATTTGCATACTTGTCTCTGTATAAGCAGAGATACTGCAGATGCTTTCCACTAATAAAACTTTACATAAAATAGGCCAAACTTGTATTTGCTAAATGCAAAAAGGTAAAGTGGGCCTCAGCAAGGCTGATAAGGCCTACTTATAATGATGGGATCGGTGCTTCACAGGATTCATGAGTTGGAGGAGCAGCTAAAAGATCAGGAGACAAGAGCAGAGCATATGATGGAAGAGGAGCTGAGGAGACACAGAGAGGCCTACAGCCGACTGGAGAAAGACAAAAACTCACAGATACAGCTGCTCACTAATCGGTGAGAGACCAAAACAACACTGCAGCACTAAGCACAATGTAAATGTTATGGCGGACATCAAGAcctatacaagaaaaaaaaaaatatttgtagtaCTACAATTTGACTTGACACATTCACTCTAGGCAGACGTTTTACACCCCACTGTGCGACCCTTTCAGCTTTTTACATCATCTTTCAAAGAGTTATCGCAGTTTGGGCCCTTTTCACAAACTGTGGGTGGCTGGGTGCTTCTcttttcttaaattgtgcatcctcgtttcctcgctCTTCAGTCCTCCAGCTTTTGAGCCAGAAACCAATCAAACTCTGCATCATGAAGGATGTAATGATCTCTAAATGCACCGCAAGCAGGTGAGGACGAAGGACAGAGGAAACTAACTAACCAAGGAAGCTTGAGCGAGGATGCACAGGTGGATCTTTTTATGAAAGACTTTTTTGTAAAagcatctgacacacacacacattctcctcCCCTTTCACATCTGGCACTACAGTTATAATTCATGTTTAACCTTtgtggtttaaataaaccataattatcACTTATTTCAACACTGCATCTTGCATTATTaggatttattattaatatattaataaatcgTTTTAACAACATAATGGCAAGCACTCCCATATAATGCAGCCGTGCAAAGATATAGCTCTGAAGTGATGCTCGAGTGAGCAGGTCATTTAGTTTTACAAATACATCTCACTTCGATTCTTCCATCCTGGTTTCCTTCACTCACATTatttcctcatttcctaagagAGTGGAGcaaggatgcaaggaaaggaaatgaggatgcacaatttttGAAATAAGAAGCACCCAGTGATGAAACAGTTCCGCCttaatttagcagtgtaaatccaGCGAAcatttttataattgattttcttttaattgaatataaatttataacattattctctGTTATATTACAGGACTCTGGTATTAATTGAAAAAACTAGTCATCAGTAAGCACATATACATGCATGATCTTACAGCGATTATGCTtaagtgtggtcatgtaaataccTTAAACTTTCCTTTACTGGGGTAAGGTCAaacattttaagcaaaaactgaACGGCACGTGTAGATATTTTCCCATTTCATGTAAACAACTTGTGATAGGCGCaagtgtttatgttttgatgACAAAAGCAAAGAATAATACAATGATTTCAAGTCTTGTTTTTCTtctgttgtcagatttttggaATAAGCAGATTTGTGGTAGTTATTAGcgtattgttgtgcatgtaaatgcactcactaCTGCAGTTGGGGTTtcaaatatacacaaaaataatatttgctgtggtctcccattcactgctataaAGGTTTACCACAACACATCTCCGTAACACATTAGTTTGTGCTGTCAGGCAGTAGAACAGTTAATTCATAGTCGAGTCTCTGTTGAGACCATTTAATTTCATCCAGAAACCAGAGATTTTGATCCTCAGAGCTTTTGAGCAGTGGACGTTTATTGCAATAGTTTGATGGACAGCTTTTCTTCATTCCCCCCCAGAGTACAGCAGCTGGAGGAGGAAAATGGAGAGATGGAAGTGAACCTGAACAGACTGAAATCTCAGACAGAGAAATTGGATGAGGTGGAGcatttttacttaaaaatgaatacatttttcagtATTAAGAGCAAATgcagggttcccacgcatcctggaaaatCTGGAAAATTCTCAGCTTATCtgctcccttacaaaaaatctaaagttctgacaaacttgcagcaaatttgctgtaaacttgccacaaatttcccactcattattttcacatgcaaatgacctTGCACATTGCAagttgcaaatgtttgccagaagtttgcaactcttcaccggtagtggtgaacctatAGTAAACTTTTGGAGACAatgagtttgccgcaaagctcatttgcatgtgaaaatcataAGTACCGAATTTgtagcaagtttgccagaactcttgaaTTTTGTAAggactgtcatctctgctttgctccaaggaaatagtttaagtattaatgtagtgcataaaatatatatttttttccattccaATATTGCTACAACATAACTACAAAAATAAGttgtaaactttagacaatgatgacGGTCGgaatgctgatttaaaaaataaaaatgtattcacacCCTGAGGTGGTTGCGTAGCGTTGCAGAATTTACACCTCAGGATgtgaattcatttttaataattcaacgatcggagtccacttataccatggttaccacatgtagtatgcagAAAACACAGAGGGtatcactgaatccagtcataaaaatggcattagctataaaacgcAGAATATCATGGAATATGACACATTTTGGAcaaaaatgattgtttgaatgcacaattaatgaaATAGAAATCacaatatgtcctagtgtgataatgaAACCACTAAAGGCTGcgatttgattaaataaatatttaaaatgcatacgctgcgtgcttcaaaatgaatgtgtgaagctggtcACTCATACACTGAATACACCACATCATGATCATCatatgtgctgtgtgtgtgtgtgtgtgtgtgtgtgtgtgtggtatgacAGACAGCAGAGTGCTCTGAAGCTTGCAGCatatacagactatatatttaattaagtCACCACTTTTTTAggttgcacaaaaataccaaaacttcatggccatgctcactcgcatagtgctgcgcttaaaatgttgcgctcttaaaataggacccTTAAAATTTTGCCTTGAAacgagtgggaaccctgtaatgTTGATTCCTGATTGTTTCAGCACATGAATACCACCCCGGACTTAAAGTGTAAATAAggatgaaacaaataaataacgcTCATTAGCAGAGTAATTGGCAGCAGGTTTTTAGAGCACACAATTTTGTCTGAATAAAAGTACAGATATATTCTAATTTATGCTAGTACCTAGTACAAATACTTGTGATCAGACATGTGTTCCCCAACAAAGTTGTTTCGTGTTCTGGCTTGCAAAGCCATCTGGGAGTTTGTCCATTTTATCTTGTGAAAGGATGAAAGCTGGCTTTTAGTTTTAAGGGGGTCTAAGCTGTGGAGGATCAAAACATAATATTGTCTGTATGCATGTTGGTTAGAATTGGACCATTTTGAGTTTAAGAAAGGATTTGCCAGATGGATACATAGACTACAGtgtgaatataaaatataattaattatactaCTTTTTAAAATATCTGAGAGGTTTACAGGACAGTGAATGATTCAATAGTGATCTTATCTAACAACCGACTAGTAACTGTCCAAATCTGATTTGTCTACATAAaatgtgtatgtatgaatgtgaaGGCGAGGCAGCGGATGACCGATAAACTGGAGGATACAAGCTTGCGGTTGAAGGATGAGATGGATCTCTACAAGAAGATGATGGACAAGCTACGACAGAACAGAAGCGAGTTTCAGAAGGAAAGAGAGACCACGCAGGAGGTAAGACCGtgctaaaacataaaacatattttaaataatctgcATAAGTCTCCCATTtgaggttttggttcaagtataCAGTGTaaccacattttatttttttagtgattTGATTTCTGACTGTAGCACTAAAATGTATTTGTGAGTCTCGGATGAATCTCTGGTTGCTTGGACTGTGCCTTCATTTAAAATTCTGCAGCCTTGACCTGTCTGGTAGTACTCGATGCTTGTTTTAGCATACTAAAACAAAGTCTACAATTGAACATAGtctaaatacatgtgcaaatacatGTCAGCCACAGAGATAAagttacacaaacacaaaactaagAATAGGAGAATTAATAGCTACATATAGTTCAGAACTATCTTTGTCTTTAGTCTATAAACTATGTACAGAAATCCTGCCACTGATTTTTAAGCTCAAGTCAAAATTGCTCTCAGATCAGCAGCTTAGGACTTTGAAGTTATTTTcaaaagtgtaatttttttagTTATTTGTCTGTTCAGCTGATTGAAGACCTTCGGCGTGAGCTGGAGCAGCTCCAACTGTACAAGATGGAGACAGAACGATTGGGCCATGGCCGTAGATCTTCCATCAGCCTATCGGAATACAGCACTCGAACACGTGAGAGTGAGTTGGAGCAGGAAGTCAAGCTGCTGAAACAGGTAAGAGGATAAAGAGGTACATGTTTACACACCTATTACaacacatttaatgtaattttcattttattcgtctttatttgttttatattttacattttacctACTGAACCTGGATGTGATGTAACGGTAACTCATTTGTAACAGTGTCTACTCTTGTAGAGACTGTAAACGTTATTCCCTTCAAGCACGCGGAGACCTCGTTATTGCTTTTTTGTGTTGCACTGttattttaaaaaggaaaaaagcaCCAGAAAACAGCAACACCGAGATGGACTCCTTCCCCCTTTTTATTTTCTCCTTATTGTGTATGTACAGAGGAGCGTTTCCAAGGACATGCCCTCTGACCTTAAGCAGCTTGTCTCTGGTCAGGCACAATTCTGTAAAAGCTTGATGGTaaacagtaataaaaataaatattttcattaacCACTAATATAACAACTGCATTATCAGATTATCTGCCAAGCTGGTGTCTCCTGGCCTAACATCTAATATAGCCACATTTGTTTGTGTAGGTTGTAGATGCGTTCCATCATATTACTGTGTCAAAAGAAAAGGTGCATCAGTAGTGAATAAACTAATATAGCTAATACCACTGCATTACTGTAAAGAGAAAGATTAAGTATTGTTTAGTGTATGTCTGGTATGAgatgatgtcattttttccaACCAGCgttcattttctc includes these proteins:
- the rab11fip4b gene encoding rab11 family-interacting protein 4B, with product MSMQECLESPMLEGEEGKGVEKELDRDSAVESATSSEISDGGRLGEKEEEHGLCLPGENCAQMFNPSDTCDQSTRSSASLNEEQFEDYGEGKDGDYTPSNPCLDDEIRINGYSDLGSSVSSSAGQTPRKMRHTGDQMEVFCSQCCKRVSLLNDLENRLKNLKVNSPNRKISSTAFGRQLFHSSNLSSSNGSTEDLFHDSIDSCDLDITEKVSQLDRKVTELENEILMNGDAKSKLKQENTQLVHRIHELEEQLKDQETRAEHMMEEELRRHREAYSRLEKDKNSQIQLLTNRVQQLEEENGEMEVNLNRLKSQTEKLDEARQRMTDKLEDTSLRLKDEMDLYKKMMDKLRQNRSEFQKERETTQELIEDLRRELEQLQLYKMETERLGHGRRSSISLSEYSTRTRESELEQEVKLLKQENQKLREQNEDLNGQLLSLSLYEAKSLFATQTKAQSLAMEIDHASRDQLMDALKEQEEINYRLRQYMDKVILSILDHNPSILEIKY